One genomic segment of Gossypium arboreum isolate Shixiya-1 chromosome 3, ASM2569848v2, whole genome shotgun sequence includes these proteins:
- the LOC108474862 gene encoding clathrin light chain 1-like, with the protein MESFDAMNNDGGEDINSSSRPFDDDAYMGYDSSSFPPPPTGQAFPPHDLTSDTAHHVPHNLNRSYSNNLAYIATTTNNIHTNNNNIDPPSPDVYGSFRASAMDDSGIGGDGHGDDGFFASEGPVLPPPDEMREESFARREWRRQNAIHLEEKEKRERAMRDQIIAEAEEYKRSFYEKRDQNCETNKANNREREKLYMANQEKFHKESHLHYWKAIAEIIPREVATIEKKRGRKDPDKTPSVFVIQGPKPGKLTDLSRMRQILLKLKQNPPPHMMPPPKDEKAGKDGKDGKEAKNGKGSTPADSGGENKPAAAGKDAAANGGPVQPKPETSASAEADNKVKPDPDSSNFG; encoded by the exons ATGGAGTCCTTCGATGCGATGAACAATGACGGAGGAGAAGACATTAATTCCTCATCTCGCCCTTTCGATGACGATGCCTACATGGGCTATGATTCCTCCTCTTTCCCTCCTCCTCCAACTGGACAAGCTTTCCCTCCCCATGATCTCACCTCTGATACTGCTCACCACGTTCCTCACAATCTCAATCGCAGTTACAGTAATAACCTTGCTTATATTGCCACCACCACCAACAACATCCatactaacaataataatatcGACCCTCCCTCCCCAGATGTTTATGGATCTTTCAGGGCGTCTGCCATGGATGATAGTGGTATCGGTGGTGATGGTCATGGCGATGATGGGTTTTTTGCCTCTGAAGGGCCCGTGTTGCCTCCGCCTGATGAGATGCGTGAGGAAAGCTTCGCTCGACGTGAATGGCGCCG CCAAAACGCCATTCATCTGGAGGAAAAGGAGAAAAGAGAGAGGGCGATGCGAGATCAGATAATTGCTGAAGCAGAAGAATACAAACGATCTTTTTACGAGAAAAGGGATCAAAATTGTGAAACGAATAAGGCTAACAACAGAGAAAGAGAGAAG CTATACATGGCTAATCAAGAAAAGTTCCACAAAGAATCCCACCTGCACTACTGGAAAGCGATTGCTGAGATCATTCCTCGTGAGGTGGCTACCATTGAGAAGAAGAGAGGAAGAAAAGATCCTGATAAAACCCCTTCGGTTTTTGTGATTCAAGGTCCAAAGCCTGGCAAGCTTACTGATCTTTCCAGGATGAGACAAATTCTCCTGAAGCTCAAACAGAACCCTCCACCTCATATGATGCCTCCACCCAAAGATGAAAAAGCTGGAAAAGACGGGAAAGATGGAAAGGAGGCCAAGAATGGGAAAGGCTCTACTCCAGCAGATTCTGGTGGAGAAAATAAACCTGCGGCAGCAGGGAAAGATGCTGCTGCTAATGGTGGCCCTGTACAACCAAAACCAGAGACTTCAGCTTCAGCTGAGGCTGATAACAAAGTCAAACCCGATCCTGATTCTTCCAA tttcgGCTAG